Proteins co-encoded in one Oreochromis aureus strain Israel breed Guangdong linkage group 3, ZZ_aureus, whole genome shotgun sequence genomic window:
- the LOC120434450 gene encoding low affinity immunoglobulin gamma Fc region receptor II-a-like isoform X2: protein MEIRAGDIRVLINVLLISVTVAEFSDSQTHNPGFPEVVPNRQQFFELESIAISCEGLNGLTGWRVMKKINGDIRTCAPTWDRATGPCNISNAYPKTDSGEYWCEMGRTQRSNTVNITVTDGPVILESPAYPLLEGDNVTLLCKKKHAHPNFTAEFYKNGAFIGIGSTGKMMNPIVSKSDEGFYKCSISKTEESPESWLAVGRADDPPEVLRLDLYLVFGTGFCVLMVIILLLLAGVFQHQKHQQTIRRHIEETSLTPRASMTEYAQVTHTLITRSKVDESS, encoded by the exons ATGGAGATCAGAGCTGGTGATATCAGAGTCT TGATTAATGTGCTGTTGATCTCAGTTACAGTAGCTGAGTTCAGTGACTCTCAAACACATA ATCCAGGTTTTCCTGAAGTTGTTCcaaacagacaacaattctTTGAATTAGAATCTATAGCAATCAGCTGTGAAGGGCTAAATGGACTGACTGGATGGAGAGTGATGAAAAAGATAAATGGAGACATTAGAACATGTGCTCCAACCTGGGATAGAGCTACTGGGCCTTGCAATATTAGTAATGCATATCCAAAAACTGACAGTGGAGAATACTGGTGTGAAATGGGAAGAACACAAAGAAGCAACACTGTCAACATCACTGTAACTG ATGGTCCTGTGATCCTGGAGAGTCCTGCCTATCCTTTGTTGGAGGGAGATAATGTGACCCTGCTTTGTAAAAAGAAGCATGCACACCCCAATTTCAccgctgaattctataaaaatgGCGCCTTCATTGGGATTGGTTCAACAGGAAAGATGATGAACCCCATTGTCTCCAAGTCTGATGAAGGCTTCTACAAATGCAGCATCTCTAAGACTGAAGAATCACCAGAGAGCTGGCTAGCTGTTGGAA GAGCCGATGATCCACCTGAAGTGCTTCGCTTAGACCTCTACCTGGTGTTCGGCACCGGCTTCTGTGTTTTAATGGTGATTATTTTGCTCCTTCTGGCTGGAGTATTTCAACATCAGAAACATCAACAGACCATCAGACGTCACATAGAAGAAACTTCTTTGACACCAA GGGCCAGCATGACTGAATACGCCCAAGTGACGCATACCCTCATTACAAGAAGCAAGGTTGATGAAAG CAGCTGA
- the LOC120434450 gene encoding low affinity immunoglobulin gamma Fc region receptor II-b-like isoform X3: MEIRAGDIRVYPGFPEVVPNRQQFFELESIAISCEGLNGLTGWRVMKKINGDIRTCAPTWDRATGPCNISNAYPKTDSGEYWCEMGRTQRSNTVNITVTDGPVILESPAYPLLEGDNVTLLCKKKHAHPNFTAEFYKNGAFIGIGSTGKMMNPIVSKSDEGFYKCSISKTEESPESWLAVGRADDPPEVLRLDLYLVFGTGFCVLMVIILLLLAGVFQHQKHQQTIRRHIEETSLTPTGASMTEYAQVTHTLITRSKVDESS, encoded by the exons ATGGAGATCAGAGCTGGTGATATCAGAGTCT ATCCAGGTTTTCCTGAAGTTGTTCcaaacagacaacaattctTTGAATTAGAATCTATAGCAATCAGCTGTGAAGGGCTAAATGGACTGACTGGATGGAGAGTGATGAAAAAGATAAATGGAGACATTAGAACATGTGCTCCAACCTGGGATAGAGCTACTGGGCCTTGCAATATTAGTAATGCATATCCAAAAACTGACAGTGGAGAATACTGGTGTGAAATGGGAAGAACACAAAGAAGCAACACTGTCAACATCACTGTAACTG ATGGTCCTGTGATCCTGGAGAGTCCTGCCTATCCTTTGTTGGAGGGAGATAATGTGACCCTGCTTTGTAAAAAGAAGCATGCACACCCCAATTTCAccgctgaattctataaaaatgGCGCCTTCATTGGGATTGGTTCAACAGGAAAGATGATGAACCCCATTGTCTCCAAGTCTGATGAAGGCTTCTACAAATGCAGCATCTCTAAGACTGAAGAATCACCAGAGAGCTGGCTAGCTGTTGGAA GAGCCGATGATCCACCTGAAGTGCTTCGCTTAGACCTCTACCTGGTGTTCGGCACCGGCTTCTGTGTTTTAATGGTGATTATTTTGCTCCTTCTGGCTGGAGTATTTCAACATCAGAAACATCAACAGACCATCAGACGTCACATAGAAGAAACTTCTTTGACACCAA CAGGGGCCAGCATGACTGAATACGCCCAAGTGACGCATACCCTCATTACAAGAAGCAAGGTTGATGAAAG CAGCTGA
- the LOC120434450 gene encoding low affinity immunoglobulin gamma Fc region receptor II-a-like isoform X1, whose protein sequence is MEIRAGDIRVLINVLLISVTVAEFSDSQTHNPGFPEVVPNRQQFFELESIAISCEGLNGLTGWRVMKKINGDIRTCAPTWDRATGPCNISNAYPKTDSGEYWCEMGRTQRSNTVNITVTDGPVILESPAYPLLEGDNVTLLCKKKHAHPNFTAEFYKNGAFIGIGSTGKMMNPIVSKSDEGFYKCSISKTEESPESWLAVGRADDPPEVLRLDLYLVFGTGFCVLMVIILLLLAGVFQHQKHQQTIRRHIEETSLTPTGASMTEYAQVTHTLITRSKVDESS, encoded by the exons ATGGAGATCAGAGCTGGTGATATCAGAGTCT TGATTAATGTGCTGTTGATCTCAGTTACAGTAGCTGAGTTCAGTGACTCTCAAACACATA ATCCAGGTTTTCCTGAAGTTGTTCcaaacagacaacaattctTTGAATTAGAATCTATAGCAATCAGCTGTGAAGGGCTAAATGGACTGACTGGATGGAGAGTGATGAAAAAGATAAATGGAGACATTAGAACATGTGCTCCAACCTGGGATAGAGCTACTGGGCCTTGCAATATTAGTAATGCATATCCAAAAACTGACAGTGGAGAATACTGGTGTGAAATGGGAAGAACACAAAGAAGCAACACTGTCAACATCACTGTAACTG ATGGTCCTGTGATCCTGGAGAGTCCTGCCTATCCTTTGTTGGAGGGAGATAATGTGACCCTGCTTTGTAAAAAGAAGCATGCACACCCCAATTTCAccgctgaattctataaaaatgGCGCCTTCATTGGGATTGGTTCAACAGGAAAGATGATGAACCCCATTGTCTCCAAGTCTGATGAAGGCTTCTACAAATGCAGCATCTCTAAGACTGAAGAATCACCAGAGAGCTGGCTAGCTGTTGGAA GAGCCGATGATCCACCTGAAGTGCTTCGCTTAGACCTCTACCTGGTGTTCGGCACCGGCTTCTGTGTTTTAATGGTGATTATTTTGCTCCTTCTGGCTGGAGTATTTCAACATCAGAAACATCAACAGACCATCAGACGTCACATAGAAGAAACTTCTTTGACACCAA CAGGGGCCAGCATGACTGAATACGCCCAAGTGACGCATACCCTCATTACAAGAAGCAAGGTTGATGAAAG CAGCTGA